From Buchnera aphidicola (Mindarus keteleerifoliae), the proteins below share one genomic window:
- the rplW gene encoding 50S ribosomal protein L23 codes for MINESRLFKILLGPHISEKSTILIENNNTVVLRVLRNSSKYEIKKAIKKIFNIEVNSIKTLLIKGKKKRRGNKISYSSNWKKAYVTLKKGQDINFMGSVE; via the coding sequence ATGATTAATGAAAGTAGATTATTTAAAATATTACTAGGTCCGCATATTTCTGAAAAATCAACAATACTTATTGAAAATAACAATACTGTTGTTTTAAGAGTATTGAGAAATTCGAGTAAATATGAAATTAAAAAGGCAATTAAAAAAATATTTAATATTGAAGTAAATTCAATTAAAACTTTGTTAATTAAAGGGAAAAAAAAACGTCGAGGAAATAAAATAAGTTATTCTTCTAATTGGAAAAAAGCTTATGTTACTTTAAAAAAAGGACAAGATATAAACTTCATGGGTAGTGTTGAATAA
- the rplD gene encoding 50S ribosomal protein L4: MELLLQDNKEIIVISDKVFNVPYNESLIHQIVTSYNTMKRKGSKAQKNRSEVSGSGKKPWRQKGTGRARAGSLRSPIWRSGGVTFAAKPKEYFRKVNKKMYKGALKIIFSELIRTRKIIVFKKFSIKSTKTSLLVKKLNKLKIDKALILLDKLDEKLFLASRNLHKVNVIHVKDINPVDLIRFKQLVITEKALKVVEELF, encoded by the coding sequence ATGGAATTATTATTGCAAGACAATAAAGAAATAATAGTTATTTCGGATAAAGTATTTAATGTTCCTTATAATGAATCTTTAATACATCAAATTGTTACTTCGTACAATACAATGAAAAGGAAAGGTTCAAAAGCACAAAAGAACAGATCAGAGGTTTCTGGTTCTGGTAAAAAACCTTGGCGTCAAAAAGGAACAGGTAGGGCTAGAGCAGGTTCTTTAAGAAGTCCTATTTGGCGTTCAGGAGGAGTTACTTTTGCAGCTAAGCCTAAAGAATATTTTAGAAAAGTTAATAAAAAGATGTATAAAGGAGCTTTAAAAATTATTTTTTCTGAATTAATTAGAACAAGAAAAATAATTGTATTTAAAAAATTTTCAATAAAATCTACAAAAACTAGTTTATTAGTAAAAAAACTTAATAAATTAAAAATAGATAAAGCATTAATATTATTAGATAAATTAGATGAAAAACTTTTTTTAGCTTCAAGAAATTTACACAAAGTCAATGTCATTCATGTAAAAGATATTAATCCTGTTGATTTAATTCGATTTAAACAACTTGTAATTACCGAAAAAGCATTAAAAGTTGTAGAGGAATTATTTTAA
- the rplC gene encoding 50S ribosomal protein L3 produces MIGLVGRKVGMTRIFSEDGRSIPVTVIEVKKNFITQIKYEKRDSYNAIQVTTGTKKSSKLTKSEIGNFISSGVKAGRGLWEFRTEKNVSYKIGEFFTAEILKNVSKVDITGYSKGKGFTGTIKRWNFRMQDASHGNSLSHRAPGSIGQNQTPGRVFKGKKMAGHSGDHRTTIQSLKIIKIDEKENLILIKGSVPGSIGSDLIIKPAVKEKRRV; encoded by the coding sequence ATGATAGGTTTAGTAGGAAGAAAGGTCGGTATGACTCGTATTTTTAGCGAAGATGGTCGATCTATTCCTGTTACGGTAATAGAAGTTAAAAAAAATTTTATTACTCAAATAAAATATGAAAAAAGAGATTCTTATAATGCTATTCAGGTTACTACTGGAACAAAGAAAAGTAGTAAATTAACAAAATCTGAAATAGGAAATTTTATTTCTTCTGGTGTTAAAGCTGGTCGAGGATTGTGGGAGTTTAGGACAGAAAAAAACGTATCCTATAAAATAGGAGAATTTTTTACTGCAGAAATATTAAAAAATGTTTCTAAAGTTGACATTACAGGATATTCGAAAGGTAAAGGATTTACAGGTACTATAAAGAGATGGAATTTTCGAATGCAAGATGCATCACATGGAAATTCTTTGTCACATCGAGCACCTGGTTCAATTGGTCAAAATCAAACTCCTGGAAGGGTTTTTAAAGGAAAAAAAATGGCAGGACATTCGGGAGATCATCGAACAACAATACAATCATTAAAAATTATAAAGATTGATGAAAAAGAAAATTTAATTTTAATTAAAGGTTCTGTTCCAGGTTCAATAGGAAGTGATCTTATTATAAAACCGGCAGTTAAGGAAAAAAGAAGAGTATAA
- the rpsJ gene encoding 30S ribosomal protein S10: MENQRIRIRLKAFDHRLIDQSTAEIVETAKRTGAQVRGPIPLPTHKERFTILVSPHVNKDARDQYEIRTHKRLIDIVEPTEKTVDALMRLDLAAGVDVQISLG, translated from the coding sequence ATGGAGAACCAAAGAATTCGTATTCGTCTTAAAGCTTTTGATCATCGCTTAATTGATCAATCAACTGCTGAAATTGTTGAAACCGCTAAGAGAACTGGAGCTCAAGTTCGAGGTCCAATTCCATTACCTACTCATAAAGAACGATTTACTATTTTAGTTTCTCCTCATGTTAATAAAGATGCTCGTGATCAATACGAAATTAGAACACATAAAAGATTGATAGACATAGTTGAGCCTACTGAAAAAACTGTTGACGCATTGATGCGTTTGGATCTTGCTGCAGGAGTAGATGTTCAAATTAGTTTAGGTTAA
- the tuf gene encoding elongation factor Tu codes for MSKKKFERLKPHINVGTIGHVDHGKTTLTSAITTVLAKKYGGSARAFDQIDNAPEEKERGITINTSHVEYDTKTRHYAHVDCPGHADYIKNMITGAAQMDGAILVVAATDGPMPQTREHILLGRQVGVPHIIVFLNKCDMVDDEELLELVEMEVRDLLTQYEFPGDDTPFIRGSALKALEGDPIWESKIIDLANCLDTYIPEPKRSIEQPFLLPIEDVFSISGRGTVVTGRVETGIIKVGEEVEIVGIKPTTKTICTGVEMFRKLLDEGRAGENVGILLRGTKRDEIERGQVLAKPNTIHPHTKFESEVYVLSKEEGGRHTPFFKGYRPQFYFRTTDVTGFIELSEGIEMVMPGDNIKIVVTLIHPIAMAKGLRFAIREGGKTVGAGVVTKVIS; via the coding sequence ATGTCTAAAAAAAAGTTTGAACGTTTAAAACCTCATATAAATGTAGGTACTATTGGACATGTTGATCATGGAAAAACAACTTTAACTTCGGCAATTACAACTGTATTGGCTAAAAAATATGGAGGTTCTGCTCGTGCTTTTGATCAAATAGATAATGCACCTGAAGAAAAAGAAAGAGGTATTACTATAAATACTTCTCATGTTGAATATGATACTAAAACTAGACATTATGCACATGTAGATTGTCCAGGACATGCCGATTATATTAAAAATATGATAACAGGTGCTGCTCAAATGGACGGAGCTATATTAGTAGTGGCTGCAACAGATGGACCTATGCCGCAAACTAGAGAACATATTTTATTGGGAAGACAAGTAGGTGTACCGCATATAATTGTATTTCTTAACAAATGTGATATGGTTGATGATGAAGAATTGTTAGAATTAGTTGAAATGGAAGTTAGAGATCTTTTAACACAATATGAATTTCCAGGAGATGATACACCATTCATAAGAGGATCAGCATTAAAAGCATTAGAGGGTGATCCTATCTGGGAATCAAAGATTATTGATTTAGCAAATTGTTTAGATACTTATATTCCTGAACCTAAAAGATCAATTGAACAACCTTTTTTATTACCGATTGAAGACGTTTTTTCAATTTCAGGAAGAGGTACCGTAGTAACAGGAAGAGTAGAAACAGGAATAATTAAAGTAGGCGAAGAAGTTGAAATAGTTGGTATAAAACCAACTACAAAAACAATTTGTACTGGAGTTGAAATGTTTCGAAAACTTCTAGATGAAGGTAGAGCAGGAGAAAATGTAGGTATTCTTCTTCGAGGAACCAAACGAGATGAAATCGAACGAGGACAAGTTTTAGCAAAACCTAACACTATTCATCCTCATACTAAATTTGAGTCTGAAGTATATGTTTTATCAAAGGAAGAAGGAGGTAGACATACACCTTTTTTTAAGGGTTATCGACCTCAATTTTATTTTAGAACAACAGATGTAACTGGTTTTATAGAATTATCTGAAGGAATAGAAATGGTTATGCCAGGAGATAATATAAAAATTGTTGTTACTTTAATTCATCCTATAGCTATGGCTAAAGGATTGCGTTTTGCTATACGAGAGGGTGGAAAAACTGTTGGAGCAGGAGTTGTAACAAAAGTAATTAGTTAA